The Streptomyces sp. NBC_01268 genome window below encodes:
- the purD gene encoding phosphoribosylamine--glycine ligase, with amino-acid sequence MKVLVIGGGAREHALCRSLSLDPDVTALHCAPGNAGIAEVAELHAVDQLDGDAVARLATELGAELVVVGPEAPLVAGVADAVRAAGIPAFGPSQEAALLEGSKAFAKDVMAGAGVPTARSYVCTTPEEIDEALDAFGAPYVVKDDGLAAGKGVVVTEDLAQAREHALACDRVVIEEFLDGPEVSLFAITDGTTVLPLQPAQDFKRALDGDEGPNTGGMGAYSPLPWADPKLVDEVMATVLQPTVDELRRRGTPFSGLLYAGLAITSRGVRVIEFNARFGDPETQVVLARLRTPLAGVLLNAANGTLEDQPPLAWRDDAAVTVVVAAHNYPGTPRTGDPIDGLAEVAATDAPEAYVLHAGTKRDGDAVVSAGGRVLSVTATGTDLAQARERAYAAVGRIRLDGSQHRTDIALKASGA; translated from the coding sequence GTGAAGGTCCTCGTCATCGGCGGCGGCGCCCGCGAACATGCCCTGTGCCGCTCCCTCTCTCTCGATCCCGACGTCACCGCTCTGCACTGCGCGCCCGGCAACGCCGGAATCGCCGAGGTCGCCGAGCTGCACGCCGTCGACCAGCTCGACGGCGACGCCGTCGCCCGCCTGGCCACCGAGCTCGGCGCCGAACTCGTCGTCGTCGGCCCGGAGGCCCCGCTCGTCGCGGGCGTCGCCGACGCCGTCCGCGCCGCCGGCATCCCCGCCTTCGGCCCGTCCCAGGAGGCGGCGCTGCTGGAGGGCTCCAAGGCGTTCGCCAAGGACGTCATGGCCGGGGCCGGCGTCCCGACCGCCCGCAGCTACGTCTGCACCACCCCCGAGGAGATCGACGAGGCGCTGGACGCCTTCGGCGCTCCGTACGTCGTGAAGGACGACGGCCTCGCCGCCGGCAAGGGCGTCGTGGTCACCGAGGACCTGGCGCAGGCCCGGGAGCACGCCCTCGCCTGCGACCGCGTCGTGATCGAGGAGTTCCTGGACGGCCCCGAGGTCTCCCTCTTCGCCATCACCGACGGCACCACCGTCCTCCCGCTCCAGCCCGCGCAGGACTTCAAGCGCGCGCTCGACGGCGACGAGGGCCCGAACACCGGTGGCATGGGCGCCTACTCGCCGCTGCCGTGGGCCGACCCCAAGCTGGTCGACGAGGTCATGGCGACGGTCCTGCAGCCGACCGTCGACGAGCTGCGCCGCCGCGGCACCCCGTTCTCCGGTCTGCTGTACGCGGGCCTGGCGATCACCAGCCGCGGCGTGCGGGTGATCGAGTTCAACGCGCGCTTCGGCGACCCGGAGACCCAGGTCGTGCTGGCCCGCCTCCGCACCCCGCTCGCGGGCGTCCTCCTGAACGCCGCCAACGGCACCCTCGAGGACCAGCCGCCGCTCGCCTGGCGCGACGACGCCGCCGTGACCGTGGTCGTGGCCGCGCACAACTACCCGGGCACCCCGCGCACCGGCGACCCGATCGACGGCCTGGCCGAGGTCGCCGCGACGGACGCCCCGGAGGCGTACGTGCTGCACGCCGGCACCAAGCGGGACGGCGACGCCGTCGTCAGCGCCGGCGGCCGCGTGCTGTCGGTGACCGCCACCGGTACGGACCTGGCGCAGGCCCGTGAGCGCGCGTACGCGGCAGTCGGCCGCATCCGCCTTGACGGTTCCCAGCACCGTACGGACATCGCCCTCAAGGCCTCCGGGGCCTGA